In one window of Octopus bimaculoides isolate UCB-OBI-ISO-001 chromosome 20, ASM119413v2, whole genome shotgun sequence DNA:
- the LOC106877543 gene encoding uncharacterized protein LOC106877543, producing the protein MGMAEDEPLFRLDEDIIDSGKPCKIPVPRRADGKLGFSIIIQKFPSGNIAKVTQVKDTCLSRELTKYHYITKIDEIDIRHLKTPMEVESVLSLSSGTVVLLEAYRSLYHDSNDNIQRMSLNSSVCSSNSSSTNSMNSLLLDADGSCHSQPVPRPIATDTVSLKDAVFQNPDSIQWDAKPKTVILKRSSAGKFGFQYEVLPSSLVPKNSVNTSMYFLITSVSNDAARKLKVGDLILSLNGIACQDLSVNKVIDQKIETESELRLIIQRPVKFKHRNNPCVEQKRICPIKRVFLCGPAAMVHYNFLVTRLKSNRHKASQNYPMIETNLNNDTAAFKACCVWTQRGTFFVESWSKRSWFYHLDVKHLIALELLASSDESFFHHCMKLTFTKNSIFLIMLDCQLSTVTQGSQQAELRMLKRYVHTIQSCVGKEVQIKVKCICQENTEPCRNQHNFFIDKILVEPIVIPSNSDQNSDTFFNSIFELAKQKEISMSCHAAYALHKLHHIGLCKSITTDFFKTVHKVFDKISQQDLHQTVREMSSFKYYIGVNSRKSALLPQGNSLYVNIEYILNSMSQLAYQPISLVSRSHTFSQYHKIPNGIVDQQVLVDNLYPSDVFSHSVLALLESHNVILSLKESGQYAYTKYYIPCLQHSYQMEVQNPLMHNVFSLYIQFCSSAQHTDFLRLVISFGNLYGWELPQEIQLSQCKIMVRKHMVHFQYQWATQQVKITSEITTQSNEETLFHIFQQLHQVCVAVFPYSFFKYYGRCHNPQCIYCCHSQRKHESPIFCTHLINETQVKQIGKVIDVEKMSVLELNSKILFHICLELNSNPSLNWKMLAGHLNCDLSLVGRYENSQDPCINVLVDWNNTSLNSTAINFCKILYDMKRYDLAKLVEEELDKLRKEQSSDC; encoded by the exons ATGGGCATGGCAGAAGACGAACCGCTTTTTAGGCTAGATGAGGACATTATTGATTCTGGTAAACCATGTAAGATTCCTGTCCCACGAAGAGCTGATGGGAAATTAGGTTTCAGCATAATTATTCAA AAATTTCCCAGTGGAAACATAGCCAAGGTGACGCAGGTGAAAGACACCTGCTTGTCACGAGAGTTGACCAAATACCACTACATTACAAAAATCGATGAAATTGACATCCGTCACTTGAAGACGCCAATGGAGGTTGAGAGTGTCCTGAGTCTCTCGTCCGGCACCGTTGTCCTTTTGGAAGCGTACCGATCTCTCTATCATGATTCTAATGATAATATTCAGAGGATGAGTTTGAACTCCAGTgtctgcagcagcaacagcagcagtactaACAGCATGAATTCACTGCTGCTGGATGCTGATGGTAGCTGTCACTCGCAACCAGTGCCAAGACCCATCGCTACTGATACAGTCTCACTGAAAGATGCTGTCTTCCAGAATCCAGATAGCATCCAGTGGGATGCCAAACCAAAAACTGTGATATTGAAACGATCCAGTGCAGGCAAATTTGGATTTCAGTATGAAGTTCTTCCTTCCTCG ttggttcctAAAAACTCGGTGAACACTTCTATG TATTTTCTTATAACCAGTGTATCAAATGATGCTGCCAGGAAGTTAAAAGTTGGTGacctcattctttctctcaatGGCATTGCTTGTCAAGACCTAAGTgtg AACAAAGTTATTGACcagaaaatagaaacagaatcAGAGCTACGACTAATTATTCAAAGACCTGTCAAATTCAAGCATAGAAATAATCCGTGTGTTGAACAGAAGAGGATTTGTCCAATAAAAAGAGTGTTTTTGTGTGGCCCTGCTGCTATGGTGCATTACAACTTCCTGGTGACCCGACTGAAATCGAACCGTCACAAAGCGTCTCAAAATTATCCAATGATAGAAACAAATCTCAATAATGATACAGCTGCTTTCAAAGCTTGCTGTGTGTGGACTCAGAGGGGGACATTTTTTGTGGAGTCCTGGAGTAAACGATCCTGGTTTTACCATTTGGACGTGAAGCATCTGATAGCACTTGAGTTACTGGCTTCCTCAGATGAGTCTTTCTTTCATCATTGCATGAAACTTACGTTTACTAAAAACAGCATTTTCTTGATCATGCTGGATTGTCAGCTGTCCACTGTTACACAAGGATCCCAACAAGCTGAACTGCGAATGCTGAAGAGATATGTCCATACGATTCAGTCTTGTGTTGGAAAAGAGGTACAAATTAAAGTGAAATGTATCTGTCAGGAAAACACTGAACCATGTCGCAATCAACACAATTTCTTCATTGACAAAATACTGGTAGAACCCATTGTTATTCCTTCAAATTCTGACCAAAACAGTGACACGTTTTTCAATTCTATCTTTGAACTCGCTAAACAAAAGGAAATTTCAATGAGTTGCCATGCAGCTTATGCTCTGCACAAGCTTCACCATATTGGTCTGTGTAAAAGTATTACAACTGACTTTTTCAAAACTGTTCACAAAGTCTTTGATAAAATTTCCCAGCAGGATCTTCATCAAACAGTGCGTGAAATGAGTTCCTTCAAATATTATATTGGAG tAAATTCCAGAAAATCTGCTCTATTACCACAAGGAAATAGTTTATATGTAAACATTGAGTACATTTTAAACTCTATGTCTCAGCTTGCATATCAACCAATTTCTTTAGTGAGCAGAAGTCACACTTTCTCTCAATACCATAAAATACCCAACGGAATAGTGGACCAACAGGTTCTGGTCGACAACTTGTATCCCAGTGATGTCTTCAGCCATTCAGTCCTTGCATTACTCGAGAGCCACAATGTGATATTAAGCTTAAAGGAATCAGGCCAATACGCCTACACGAAATACTACATCCCTTGTTTGCAACACAGTTACCAAATGGAAGTGCAGAACCCTTTGATGCACAATGTTTTCTCACTCTACATTCAGTTCTGCAGCAGTGCACAGCACACAGACTTTCTTAGACTGGTCATTTCCTTTGGAAATTTATACGGTTGGGAATTACCTCAAGAGATCCAATTATCCCAGTGTAAAATTATGGTCAGAAAACATATGGTTCATTTTCAATACCAGTGGGCGACCCAGCAGGTCAAAATCACCTCAGA aaTCACAACTCAGTCCAATGAAGAAACACTATTTCATATATTCCAACAACTTCATCAAGTCTGCGTAGCTGTATTTCCATACAGCTTCTTCAAGTATTACGGACGATGCCACAACCCACAATGCATCTATTGTTGCCATTCACAGAGGAAACATGAATCTCCAATCTTTTGCACACATCTCATTAATGAAACTCAAGTGAAGCAAATT gGTAAAGTGATCGATGTTGAAAAAATGTCTGTACTTGAGTTGAATTCTAAAATTCTCTTTCACATCTGTCTGGAACTAAATTCTAACCCAAGTCTCAACTGGAAAATGCTGGCTG GTCATTTGAACTGTGATCTTTCTTTGGTTGGAAGATATGAAAACAGCCAGGATCCCTGTATAAATGTATTGGTTGACTGGAATAATACATCGTTGAACAGTACTGCAATAAACTTCTGTAAAATTCTTTACGACATGAAGCGATATGACCTTGCTAAACTTGTTGAAGAGGAATTGGACAAACTTAGAAAAGAACAGAGTAGTGACTGCTAA